In one window of Episyrphus balteatus chromosome 3, idEpiBalt1.1, whole genome shotgun sequence DNA:
- the LOC129915953 gene encoding translationally-controlled tumor protein homolog, with amino-acid sequence MKLFKDLISGDEMFSDTYKMKLVDDVIYEVYGSLVSRSQDDIKIEGFNPSAEEADEGTDTNVETGVDIVLNHRLQECFAFGDKKSYTLYLKDYMKKLIAKLEENSPDQVDIFKTNMNKVMKEILGRFKDLQFFTGESMDCDGMVAMCEYRDINGKSTPVFMFYKHGLEEEKL; translated from the coding sequence atgaaattgttCAAGGACCTCATCTCTGGCGACGAAATGTTCTCAGACACCTACAAAATGAAACTCGTCGATGATGTAATCTACGAAGTTTACGGATCTCTAGTTAGTCGCTCCCAAGATGACATCAAAATCGAAGGTTTCAATCCATCTGCCGAAGAAGCCGACGAAGGAACCGACACCAATGTCGAAACTGGCGTCGATATCGTTCTCAATCATCGCCTTCAAGAGTGCTTCGCTTTCGGTGACAAAAAATCATACACTCTCTACCTTAAGGACTACATGAAGAAACTCATTGCCAAGCTGGAAGAGAACTCACCCGACCAAGTCGATATCTTCAAGACAAACATGAACAAAGTCATGAAGGAGATTTTGGGACGCTTCAAGGACTTGCAGTTCTTCACCGGCGAATCTATGGACTGCGAtggtatggttgctatgtgtgaATATCGCGATATCAATGGAAAGAGCACACCCGTCTTTATGTTCTACAAACACGGTCTCGAAGAAGAGAAATTATAA